The genomic stretch CCACTATTGTTCATATATGTCTGTGGTTTCATCAATAAAACTTTTTTACCGTCAATAGTACATTCACCTACAAGTGACTTATACTTAATACGGTTTACATCACAAGAAAACTTTTCTGCGATTTTGTCAAGACAAATAAAACCTGTGTTGTGACGGGTATTCTCGTACTTTTTGTCCGGATTACCAAGACCAACAACCATATATTCAATAGAAGAACTAAATTTCTTTTTACCAAACATTTTATCACCTAAAAAATAAAGGGGCACTAAAGCGTACCCCTTAAAAAGTTAAAATAATTATCAATTATGAGTTAATTGGAGAAACCGGCTTGTCAGAATAAATTCTTTCAATAGCTTCTGCAAATACAGGAGCAACAGGAAGAATAGTGAACTTATCAAGCATCTTGTCTTCTGGGATAGGCACTGTATCAAGAAGAACAACTTCCTTAATAGGACTCTTCTTAATTCTGTCAATAGCAGGACCTGATAGAACTGCGTGTGTAGCACAAGCAGTAACATCAACAGCACCACCCTTTTCGATGATAGCTTCAGCAGCGTTACATAGTGTACCGGCTGTATCAATCATATCATCAACTAGGATAACTCTCTTACCCTTAGCATCACCAATAATGTTCATAACTTCAGAAACATTAGCTTTCTGGCGTCTCTTATCAATAATAGCAAGACCACAACCGATTTTAGCTGCAAAGTTTCTTGCTCTTGTAACTGAACCAAGGTCTGGGGAAACAACAACATAATCATCTGCGTTTGTACCCATCTTTTCTCTCATATGTGCTGCAAGGATTGGAGCACCGATTAGGTGGTCAACAGGAATGTTGAAGAAGCCCTGAATCTGATTTGCATGAAGATCCATTGTTAGGATTCTGTCAGCACCGGCAGCAGTAATAATATCTGCACAAAGTTTAGCTGAGATTGGATCTCTAGCCTTTGCTTTTCTGTCCTGACGAGCATAACCGAAGTAAGGCATAACTGCAGTAATTCTACCGGCAGAAGCTCTCTTCATAGCATCAATCATAATTAGCATTTCCATAAGATTATCATTTACAGGTGTACATGTTGACTGTACAATAAAGCAATCAGAACCTCTTACAGACTCGTTAAGTGAAACTGCAATTTCACCATCAGAGAATGTACAGCAATTGCTTTTTCCAAGTGGAAGTCCAAGACAACCTGCGATTCCCTGTGCTACATCTTTGTTAGATGAGCCGGAGAAAATCTTAATGTCTTTACCATTGAAATTCATTTTTTAATCCCCTTACCTATGTTTGTTTTTAGTTTATATATAAAATTTAACAAGTAAATTTAATACCTTATTTATAACCTTTGCTCTTAGCGATTTCGTTAAGTTCCTTTAACTGTTCAGGGTCATTAGCACCTAAAACAGTATCCGGATTGTCGGAAACAAATGCTGAAACAACTTCATTCTTATCTAATAGAAGTTTTAGTGCATCAGGAAGGTAATATTCCTTAGCATTGTTATCACTTTTAATTTCACCTAAAACTGAAAGTAACTTTTCGCAGTTAAACCAGAAACCACCTGAGTTGATTTCATTAATTTTCTTTTCTTCTTCATTACAATCTTTCTGCTCAACAATCTTTAGGAAATTGTCATTTTCATCTCTGACAATTCTGCCGTAACCTGTAGGGTCAGAAACTTTAGCTGAAATTACTGTTGCAACACTACCCTTCTCTGTATGAAGAGCAAGTGCATCGGAAATAGTCTTTGCATCCATAAAAGGAGCATCACCATTAAGAATAACAACATTGCCACTGTGCTTTTCCAAAAAGTCCTTAGCCATCATAACTGCATGACCTGTACCAAGACGCTCAGCCTGATAAACAGTTTCTACTTCAAAAGGAAGCGTACTTACAAATTCATCAATACATTCCTTCTTGTAGCCTTTTACTACACATATGTCATCAACACCGGCTGACTTTACTGAGTCGATAACCCATCTTAACATTGGCTTTCCCAAAACTTCTGACATTGGTTTAGGAAGGTTACTTTTCATTCTTTTACCTTCGCCACCTGCCAAAATAATTGCACAGTTACTCATAATATTACTCTCTCTTTCTATGCTATACACATAATAAGACACTACTATTATCCCACAATTCCTCAAATTTTCAAGTACAAATCCAAAAAAACTGAAAAAATTCTTAAATTTTTAACATATTACACAATATATATTACAAAAAATCTCCACTTTTTATAAGAAATATTTTTCCAAAAATGTGGCTATTTTTTTATTTTTTTGTTATAATTATTCCTAGACTAAGAAAGTCTGCAATAAAACTGCAGGTGAATTACTTAGTGGTTAATTTTATACTTTTACAGGAGGATTCAAACTATGAGTCACAAGTATGTGTACCTTTTTAAAGAAGGTAACAAGGACATGCGTAATCTTCTAGGCGGTAAGGGTGCTAACCTAGCTGAAATGACAGGTCTAGGCCTACCAGTACCACAGGGCTTCACAATTACAACAGAAGCTTGTACAAAGTACTATGAAGATGGCAGAAAGATCAATGATGAAATCCAGGCTGAAATCATGGAATACATCATCAAGATGGAAGAAATCACAGGTAAGAAGTTTGGTGATAAGGAAAACCCACTACTAGTTTCTGTTCGTTCAGGTGCTAGAGCTTCTATGCCAGGTATGATGGATACAATCCTTAACCTAGGTCTAAACGAAGATGTTGTTGCTGTTATGGCTGAAAAGTCAAACAACCCTCGTTGGGCATGGGACTGCTACAGAAGATTCATTCAGATGTATTCTGACGTAGTTATGGAAGTTGGTAAGAAGTACTTTGAAGTTCTTATCGACGAAATGAAAGATAAGAAGGGTGTTACTCAGGACGTTGAACTAACTGCTGAAGATCTACAGGAACTAGCAGAACAGTTCAAGGCTGAATACAAGAAGCAGATTGGCGTTGACTTCCCTACTGATCCTAAGGAACAGCTAATGGGCGCTATTGAAGCTGTATTCCGTTCATGGGATAACCCTAGAGCTAACGTTTATAGAAGAGATAACGATATTCCTTATTCATGGGGTACTGCAGTTAACGTACAGGCAATGGCATTCGGTAACATGGGTGACGATTGTGGTACAGGTGTTGCATTTACAAGAGACCCATCAACAGGTGCTAAGGGTCTATTCGGTGAATTCCTAACAAACGCACAGGGCGAAGACGTTGTTGCAGGTGTTCGTACACCAATGCACATTTCTGAAATGGAACAGAAGTTCCCAGAAGCATTCGCACAGTTCAAGACAGTTTGTAAGACTCTAGAAGATCACTACAGAGATATGCAGGATATGGAATTTACTGTTGAACACGGTAAGCTATATATGCTACAGACAAGAAACGGTAAGAGAACAGCTCAGGCTGCTCTAAAGATTGCTTGTGACCTAGTTGACGAAGGCATGAGAACAGAAGAAGAAGCTGTTGCAATGATCGACCCTCGTAACCTAGACACACTACTTCACCCACAGTTTGATGCTACAGCTCTAAAGGCTGCTACACCAATGGGTAAGGGTCTTGGCGCTTCTCCAGGTGCTGCTTGTGGTAAGATCGTATTCACAGCTGATGACGCTACTGCTTGGGCAGAAAAAGGCGAAAAGGTTGTTCTAGTTAGACTAGAAACATCTCCTGAAGACATCACAGGTATGAAGGCTGCTGAAGGTATCCTAACAGTTCGTGGTGGTATGACATCTCACGCTGCTGTTGTTGCTCGTGGTATGGGTACTTGCTGTGTATCCGGTTGTTCAGACATCAACATGGATGAAGACAACAAGGTATTCACACTAGCAGGTAAGGAATTCCACGAAGGCGATCCAATTTCAATTGACGGTTCAACAGGTAACATTTATGATGGTATCATCCCAACAGTTCCTGCTTCAATCGCCGGTGAATTTGGTAGAATTATGACTTGGGCTGACAAGTACAGAACTCTAAAGGTTAGAACAAATGCTGATACACCAGAAGATGCTAAGAGAGCTAAGGAACTAGGTGCTGAAGGTATTGGTCTATGCCGTACAGAACACATGTTCTTCGAAGAATCAAGAATTGCTGCATTCAGAGAAATGATCTGTGCAGATACAGTTGAAGAAAGAGAAAAGGCTCTAGATAAGATTATGCCATATCAGCAGGGCGACTTTGAAGCTCTATATGAAGCTCTAGAAGGTAACCCAGTTACTATTCGTTTCCTAGATCCTCCTCTACACGAATTCGTACCAACTGAAGAAGCTGACATCGAAGCTCTAGCTAAGGCTCAGGGTAAGACAGTTGATCAGATTAAGGCTATTATCAACAGCCTACACGAATTCAACCCAATGATGGGTCACCGTGGTTGTCGTCTAGCAGTTACATATCCTGAAATTGCTAAGATGCAGACAAAGGCAGTTATCAGAGCTGCTCTAAACGTATCTAAGGCTCATCCTGATTGGAACTTAGTTCCTGAAATTATGATCCCACTAGTTGGTGATGTTAAGGAACTTAAGTTCGTAAAGAAAGTTGTTGTTGAAACAGCTGACGCTGAAATTGCTGCTGCAGGTGCAGATCTAAAATACGAAGTTGGTACAATGATCGAAATCCCAAGAGCTGCTCTAACAGCTGACGAAATCGCTAAGGAAGCTGAATTCTTCTGCTTCGGTACTAACGACCTAACACAGATGACATTTGGTTTCTCAAGAGACGATGCAGGTAAGTTCCTAGATTCTTACTATGACAACAAGATTTATGAAAACGATCCATTTGCTAAGCTAGACCAGACCGGTGTTGGCAAACTAATGGAAATGGCTGTTGAACTAGGTAAAAAAGTTAGACCAGATATGCACTGCGGTATCTGTGGTGAACATGGTGGTGACCCAACATCTGTTGAGTTCTGTCATAAGATTGGTCTAGATTATGTATCTTGCTCACCATTCAGAGTTCCAATCGCAAGACTTGCTGCTGCTCAGGCTGCTATTGCCGAAAAGAACTAATCACTACTTGTAAAAGTATTTTAGGGGGTTGTCCGTAAGGGCAACCTCCATTTTTATTATGCACATTTTTTTGGGTACAAAAAAGGACTATTGCAAGAAGCAATAGTCCTTAATTATTATTTAATTTTAGTTAAGTGACATACTGAAGATTTTCTTATCTTCCCCACCTGTTGACTTATAAGTAAAAGTAACTGTTAAAAGTCCCATCTTTGAGTTATTAGGGTCTTCCTCAATATGAGCATCTGTACATTTTACTGAATCAACCTGATTGTTAACTGCAGTTGTGATTTCTTTCTTTAGCTTAGCATTTAGCTGGTCAGTAACTTTACCGTTAGCAGTTGACATAATCTTAAGTGCATCACTACCTGTTGTTTTGCCGTCCTTAGTTGTCTTTGGAGAGGCAATAACAAAGTAAACTTTCTGCTCAATAGTTTCATAATTTGTTGGGAACTTATCAGTATCAACCTGTGGCTGAGATACTGTAGCATTCTCTACATTATCAGTATTCTGCTGAACTGTATCACCCTCAGATACATAAGTACCTTGAGTGCTACTTGAGTTATCCTCATCATTACAACCTGCAAACAACATCATAGTTGTAAAGGCAACTAAACAAAGTGATAGTGCCAAAATCTTTTTCATAAATTTCATTTTGTTTTCCTTTCTAAATAAATGTTCTTTCCTATTATAATAACACAAAATTGTGAACAATTCTATATTTTCTCTTTATTTTATTTGCACAAATTCTGTGTTGTAAATAGATATGACCCATTTTAGGGTAAAAATAAAATACGATTTAATATTTCGCTTGTTTTACTGACTTTTGATTATGAATATTAATTAATGAATGGATTTCAATTCTAACTTTTCACTCAATAACTGCATTGGACTCTTGTAATCAAGTGTTCTCATTGTTTTGTTATTACTCCATTCCAAATGTCCTTTTAATTTTGTGTTTAATTCTTCAATATTTCTGAATGTTTCCCATTCATAGAAATATCTTTGGTCGTTTCTATGACTTCTTTCTACCTTTCCGTTGTGCCAAGGTGTTCGTGGTGGTATTAATTTATGATTTATACCTAGTTTGTTTAATTCTATTTCAAAAGGACTTTTCACTTCACTGCTCTGATATTTATATGTGAACTCTATTCCGTTATCTGTTTGAATAGTCTGTATTTTAAACGGAAATTCTTTCAATAACATTTTCAAGAATTTGGTTGAGTTTTCAGGTGTATGTTCTTCAAACCCATATACAAATCTCATCCTTGTACATTCATCTATTGCAGTCCATTGATAAAAATGCTTTCCGTCCCTTAAAGCCTTACCTCTTAAGCAATTATATGGCACTTCTTTTACATCTATCTGCACCTTTTCTCCAGGTATTAACAGTTCGGATATCTTCTATGCTTACGGCTCTTTTTCTTGGTCTTTTTATATTTTACTAAGCCCATTCTTTTAGCTGCATATATCATTCCTGAGTAGCTTCTTGTATATCCTTTTCTCTTTAAATCACTGTATACTCCATCCCATCCATATCTTTCATAGCACTTTTTGAAAGAATTTCTAATTTGTCTTTCTTCTCTTTTTGTGTGCCTGTTAGGATGACTATGTGGTCTGTGTGATTTAGGCAATAGCGATTGCCAGGTACCGTCATATTGTTTACACCATCTCTTTACGCTTGAAAGACTTACACCGTACATTCTACTTGCTTTGCTTTTCCTTTTTTAGTGCGTATTTTACTATGGCTTGCTTTTCTTTGCTTCTTGTGTTATCATATTCATGAGGAGTACTTCTTTCTTAGGTTAATGTTTTTGAGCGATTCCATTATACCATATTTTGAAGTTACTCCTCTTTTTTATTGGGTCATATCATTTTAGCACATACATTCTCTTTATTTTATTTGCACAAATTTCGTGTGAAATATTTATATAAAACAACTAAAGAAAAAGGGAATGGTTGCCCATTCCCTAAAAACCATTTATGAACCTGCTGATTCGTAATTACTAATACCTTTGTTCCACACAAAGATTGAAACTAAGAATAAAGCAGTAGAAATTAAAATTGTTCCTAAAATACAGAACAAAGCATTATCTCCATGCAAGAAGAAACTTGCCGGATAATAAGCAGTAAATGCAAATGGAATAATGTAAGTAATAATAATCTTGACAAAGTTATTATAGATTGTTACCGGATACTTTGCAAAGTCACTTGTCATATAGAACATATGAGTAATGTGACCACTTTGTTTTGTCCAAAAAGATATAGCTGATGTTAAAATCTTTACACTTGTAAAGATAAGTACGCAGAACGGTACTAATAAAAGTAACACAATCATTCTTCCCCACACTATACTTGCACCGATGTTAACTAAGCTATACACAATTAAGATAATTCCCATTAGCATTTCACCAAAAGCATCAACCTGGAACTTTTCAACTGTTATATAGAATAAACTGTTGATTGGTCGTGTTAGGTATTTATCGAAATCACCTTTTCTCACAATACCATACCCTACCGTCCATAGATTATCAAAGAACAGATGGTCAATAGACTTTGGAATTAGGCTGAAACCATAAATGAAAAGTATTTCATTAAATGACCAACCTGCTAAATTCGGAATTTGGCTAAAGATAATCCCGATAAACAAGATTTCAACTGCTTGAGAAAGCAAGAAACCTACTGCACCGATAACAAAATCCACCTTGTATTCCATTAGCTTTTTTAGATGCTGAATAATAAATATTTTATGAAGTCTAAAAATTCTTCTCATATTATCAGCCTCCTTGTACACATAGGTGTTTTGTGGCACTTTTCCATATTAACTTTGAAATTAATACAAAAATTATAAGCCAAACAACTTGTAAAAGCATTGAAGATACAATCTGCTTTACATCATACATTCCCATATAAAGCATTACAGGAGTATATGAAATGCTTGAGAAAGGCAAATATGTTAGCACAATTCTAAGTGCATTTGGCATAAATGCCAATGGAATTGTAGCACCTGATAGGAAACCGACTATTACATCTTTGATTAGTCCCGTACCCCATAAGTTTTTTAGAAAGAATGCTAAGAAACCATATATTACATTAAAGTAAAAGTTGATGAAATATGCAAGTTGCAGTGACACAAAGAACAGCAAGAAGTTCACTATATTAAAGCAAACAGCACCTGTAGCAACATATCTATAAATTTCAACACCTACTACAATAGGCACAAACATAATAGAATAATTGATAACCTTGTTGCCAAGTTCTTGGAACAAAAAGCACATATCAAAAGAACAAGGCTTAATCAGTCGCATACTTACTGAACCATCAACTATTTCTTCACCTAAGGCAAATGCACCATCACTAAATGACAAATATCCTGTTAGGAAAGAAATAAACACATATACTATCATATTTTCCATAGTAAAACCCATAAAGGTTTCACTACCTGAACTTACAAAAACTGCTTTCCACAGAAAGAACATTACAAAGCATTTAAAAATTTCTCCTATTAAGAAGAAAACAAAGTTTGCTCTATATGCCATTGCAGACTGTAGTCCTGCTCTTGAGAATGGAAGATATGTTCTAAAAAATCGTTTCATTACACACCTTCCTTATAAAGTCGCCTAATAATCTCCTCAATGTCGGCATCCTTAACATTAATATCAGAAACATTAACATTACCTAAGGTATATTTTAGCATATCCTGTACTGATACCTTTTGACTATTGAAACGAATTTTTGCAAGAACACCATCATTTTCAATAGACAAATCATCACCGTATAAGGAAAATTTTTCGGCATAATTTAACTTAGACATATGAGAACTATCCTTTAGTTCAAAGCATAGTTCTCTC from Ruminococcus bovis encodes the following:
- a CDS encoding ABC transporter permease codes for the protein MKRFFRTYLPFSRAGLQSAMAYRANFVFFLIGEIFKCFVMFFLWKAVFVSSGSETFMGFTMENMIVYVFISFLTGYLSFSDGAFALGEEIVDGSVSMRLIKPCSFDMCFLFQELGNKVINYSIMFVPIVVGVEIYRYVATGAVCFNIVNFLLFFVSLQLAYFINFYFNVIYGFLAFFLKNLWGTGLIKDVIVGFLSGATIPLAFMPNALRIVLTYLPFSSISYTPVMLYMGMYDVKQIVSSMLLQVVWLIIFVLISKLIWKSATKHLCVQGG
- a CDS encoding ribose-phosphate diphosphokinase is translated as MNFNGKDIKIFSGSSNKDVAQGIAGCLGLPLGKSNCCTFSDGEIAVSLNESVRGSDCFIVQSTCTPVNDNLMEMLIMIDAMKRASAGRITAVMPYFGYARQDRKAKARDPISAKLCADIITAAGADRILTMDLHANQIQGFFNIPVDHLIGAPILAAHMREKMGTNADDYVVVSPDLGSVTRARNFAAKIGCGLAIIDKRRQKANVSEVMNIIGDAKGKRVILVDDMIDTAGTLCNAAEAIIEKGGAVDVTACATHAVLSGPAIDRIKKSPIKEVVLLDTVPIPEDKMLDKFTILPVAPVFAEAIERIYSDKPVSPINS
- the ppdK gene encoding pyruvate, phosphate dikinase, coding for MSHKYVYLFKEGNKDMRNLLGGKGANLAEMTGLGLPVPQGFTITTEACTKYYEDGRKINDEIQAEIMEYIIKMEEITGKKFGDKENPLLVSVRSGARASMPGMMDTILNLGLNEDVVAVMAEKSNNPRWAWDCYRRFIQMYSDVVMEVGKKYFEVLIDEMKDKKGVTQDVELTAEDLQELAEQFKAEYKKQIGVDFPTDPKEQLMGAIEAVFRSWDNPRANVYRRDNDIPYSWGTAVNVQAMAFGNMGDDCGTGVAFTRDPSTGAKGLFGEFLTNAQGEDVVAGVRTPMHISEMEQKFPEAFAQFKTVCKTLEDHYRDMQDMEFTVEHGKLYMLQTRNGKRTAQAALKIACDLVDEGMRTEEEAVAMIDPRNLDTLLHPQFDATALKAATPMGKGLGASPGAACGKIVFTADDATAWAEKGEKVVLVRLETSPEDITGMKAAEGILTVRGGMTSHAAVVARGMGTCCVSGCSDINMDEDNKVFTLAGKEFHEGDPISIDGSTGNIYDGIIPTVPASIAGEFGRIMTWADKYRTLKVRTNADTPEDAKRAKELGAEGIGLCRTEHMFFEESRIAAFREMICADTVEEREKALDKIMPYQQGDFEALYEALEGNPVTIRFLDPPLHEFVPTEEADIEALAKAQGKTVDQIKAIINSLHEFNPMMGHRGCRLAVTYPEIAKMQTKAVIRAALNVSKAHPDWNLVPEIMIPLVGDVKELKFVKKVVVETADAEIAAAGADLKYEVGTMIEIPRAALTADEIAKEAEFFCFGTNDLTQMTFGFSRDDAGKFLDSYYDNKIYENDPFAKLDQTGVGKLMEMAVELGKKVRPDMHCGICGEHGGDPTSVEFCHKIGLDYVSCSPFRVPIARLAAAQAAIAEKN
- a CDS encoding sugar phosphate nucleotidyltransferase codes for the protein MSNCAIILAGGEGKRMKSNLPKPMSEVLGKPMLRWVIDSVKSAGVDDICVVKGYKKECIDEFVSTLPFEVETVYQAERLGTGHAVMMAKDFLEKHSGNVVILNGDAPFMDAKTISDALALHTEKGSVATVISAKVSDPTGYGRIVRDENDNFLKIVEQKDCNEEEKKINEINSGGFWFNCEKLLSVLGEIKSDNNAKEYYLPDALKLLLDKNEVVSAFVSDNPDTVLGANDPEQLKELNEIAKSKGYK
- a CDS encoding DDE-type integrase/transposase/recombinase, which codes for MQIDVKEVPYNCLRGKALRDGKHFYQWTAIDECTRMRFVYGFEEHTPENSTKFLKMLLKEFPFKIQTIQTDNGIEFTYKYQSSEVKSPFEIELNKLGINHKLIPPRTPWHNGKVERSHRNDQRYFYEWETFRNIEELNTKLKGHLEWSNNKTMRTLDYKSPMQLLSEKLELKSIH
- a CDS encoding ABC transporter permease yields the protein MRRIFRLHKIFIIQHLKKLMEYKVDFVIGAVGFLLSQAVEILFIGIIFSQIPNLAGWSFNEILFIYGFSLIPKSIDHLFFDNLWTVGYGIVRKGDFDKYLTRPINSLFYITVEKFQVDAFGEMLMGIILIVYSLVNIGASIVWGRMIVLLLLVPFCVLIFTSVKILTSAISFWTKQSGHITHMFYMTSDFAKYPVTIYNNFVKIIITYIIPFAFTAYYPASFFLHGDNALFCILGTILISTALFLVSIFVWNKGISNYESAGS